One Prosthecobacter debontii DNA window includes the following coding sequences:
- a CDS encoding Do family serine endopeptidase, translating to MKNTNRLTQILAYSSMLAFSLGQGFADIKSPETKMAPGEFHGRLQMDNSSLPNNGQLQMSYATVVDKILPSVVTIFAYGGKSEEQPQIEDIPPQLRPFFYRYFGEDGVPDEDQQQPRNRRGNPRQEAPARPNGVGSGFIVSADGYIMTNNHVVGGSDKLEVVVENSGITRTYVAKVIGTDPLTDVALIKIDANNLPQAILGDSDKLRVGDIVLAAGAPMELNRSVTQGIVSALGRSGMNIVSQGRTAGYEDFIQTDASINPGNSGGPLVDALGRVVGINTAILSRSGMNAGIGFAIPVNMALRIVEDLIDSGTVRRGFLGIELEDLDREKAELFGLEDQGGALVRRVTNDSPAEAAGLEVGDVVTAVDGLRVEGSSKLRLIVSSKKPGTEVTMSVLRDGQRMPIKAKLGELPGNGAPVASNNNGPRGGGTGTSIAEIIPGVTVQNLTPATRERYDIPQEITGVIVTKIDPESSAAGMGIEEGDVIMSVNKKNVRAVGEANEMARGSEKNVLLKVYRGGDTMLFMVKTGN from the coding sequence ATGAAAAACACCAATCGACTCACTCAAATCTTGGCCTACTCCAGCATGCTGGCCTTTTCCCTGGGCCAGGGTTTTGCAGACATCAAGAGCCCGGAGACCAAAATGGCACCAGGAGAATTCCACGGTCGCTTGCAGATGGATAACTCCTCTCTGCCGAACAATGGCCAGTTACAAATGAGCTATGCGACCGTGGTGGATAAAATCCTCCCCAGCGTGGTGACCATCTTTGCCTATGGGGGCAAGTCCGAGGAACAGCCTCAAATCGAAGACATTCCGCCTCAGCTCCGGCCCTTCTTCTATCGTTATTTTGGCGAAGATGGTGTCCCTGATGAGGACCAGCAACAACCGCGCAATCGTCGTGGAAACCCGCGCCAGGAAGCCCCGGCCCGCCCGAATGGCGTGGGCTCCGGTTTCATCGTCTCTGCGGACGGTTACATCATGACGAACAATCACGTGGTGGGCGGATCAGACAAACTGGAAGTCGTCGTTGAGAACAGCGGTATCACACGCACCTACGTGGCCAAAGTTATCGGCACGGACCCTCTAACGGATGTGGCACTGATTAAGATCGATGCCAATAACCTGCCTCAAGCCATTTTGGGTGACAGCGATAAACTGCGCGTGGGTGACATCGTGTTGGCCGCAGGTGCCCCCATGGAGCTGAACCGCTCGGTGACGCAGGGCATCGTCAGCGCCTTAGGACGCAGTGGCATGAATATTGTGAGCCAGGGACGCACGGCCGGTTATGAAGACTTCATTCAGACCGACGCTTCCATCAACCCCGGTAACTCCGGGGGGCCTCTAGTGGATGCCCTGGGCCGCGTGGTGGGGATCAATACGGCTATCTTGTCCCGCTCGGGCATGAATGCCGGGATCGGTTTCGCCATTCCTGTCAATATGGCTCTACGCATCGTTGAGGACCTGATCGATAGCGGCACGGTTCGCCGCGGATTCCTGGGCATTGAGCTTGAGGACTTAGATCGTGAGAAAGCGGAGCTCTTTGGTCTGGAAGATCAGGGCGGAGCCTTGGTGCGTCGAGTGACCAATGACTCACCCGCCGAAGCCGCTGGGCTCGAAGTGGGAGATGTGGTCACTGCAGTGGATGGACTCCGCGTCGAAGGCAGCAGCAAGCTGCGTCTGATCGTGAGCAGCAAGAAGCCTGGCACTGAAGTGACCATGAGCGTGCTGCGTGACGGTCAGCGTATGCCGATCAAGGCTAAGCTGGGCGAACTGCCTGGCAACGGTGCCCCCGTCGCATCCAATAACAACGGTCCGCGCGGAGGCGGCACTGGTACCAGCATTGCCGAAATCATCCCAGGCGTCACCGTGCAGAATCTCACGCCTGCTACCCGTGAGCGTTATGACATTCCTCAAGAAATCACCGGGGTGATCGTGACCAAGATCGATCCAGAAAGCAGCGCTGCCGGTATGGGTATTGAAGAAGGGGACGTCATCATGTCCGTGAACAAGAAAAACGTCCGCGCTGTCGGTGAAGCCAATGAAATGGCTCGTGGCAGCGAAAAGAATGTCTTGCTCAAGGTCTATCGTGGCGGTGATACCATGCTTTTCATGGTGAAGACCGGTAACTGA
- a CDS encoding ATP-dependent Clp protease adaptor ClpS gives MHTDPVTGSFQTPRGNSATPVLPERPRVAPVQPKSLPELEPPFHVILHDDDTHTYDYVIEMVMSIFGYDLLKSYKMACEVDESGRVIVVTCHKELAELRVEQIHEYGADPRMKESQGSMKATMEPAE, from the coding sequence ATGCATACTGATCCCGTGACAGGTTCATTTCAGACTCCTCGTGGCAACTCCGCAACGCCTGTGTTGCCGGAAAGGCCACGCGTTGCTCCAGTGCAGCCAAAGTCGCTTCCCGAGTTGGAACCGCCCTTTCACGTCATTCTTCACGACGACGACACGCACACGTATGACTATGTCATCGAGATGGTGATGTCGATTTTCGGCTATGATCTGCTGAAGAGCTACAAAATGGCCTGTGAAGTGGATGAGAGTGGGCGTGTCATTGTGGTGACATGCCATAAAGAACTCGCCGAACTGCGGGTGGAGCAGATTCATGAATACGGAGCAGACCCGCGCATGAAAGAAAGCCAAGGCTCCATGAAAGCCACCATGGAACCTGCGGAATGA